In one window of Calypte anna isolate BGI_N300 chromosome 1, bCalAnn1_v1.p, whole genome shotgun sequence DNA:
- the SLC10A2 gene encoding ileal sodium/bile acid cotransporter produces MQTDLLSQQLNAGSLAKNSTGCSANATICNGTSCLIPEDNFNETLSIILSTVLTIMLALVMFSMGCNVELKKFLGHIKRPWGIFVGFLCQFGIMPLTGFLLALIFNVLPIQAVVVMIMGCCPGGTASNVIAYWVDGDMDLSISMTTCSTLFAMGMMPLCLFIYTKMWTDSDAIVLPYNSIGLSLVALVVPVSFGMYVNHRWPSKAKVILKIGSIVGAILIVVIAVVGGILYRGSWNISPKLWLIGTIFPAAGYSLGFLLARVAGLSWHRCRTVSLETGMQNSQLCSTIVQLSFTPEQLELMFTFPLVYSIFQLLFALLILGAYRVYRRQGGKTKTDTEKTEGKEDSKSTSSHAKINGGFISNETK; encoded by the exons ATGCAGACAGACCTTCTTTCCCAGCAACTTAATGCTGGGTCTTTGGCAAAGAACTCCACAGGTTGTTCAGCAAATGCTACTATTTGCAATGGCACCTCCTGCTTGATACCAGAAGATAACTTTAATGAAACTTTGAGCATAATTTTAAGTACTGTTCTAACAATCATGCTGGCTTTGGTGATGTTCTCCATGGGTTGCAATGTGGAACTTAAGAAATTCTTGGGCCACATAAAGAGACCCTGGGGTATTTTTGTGGGTTTCCTTTGCCAGTTTGGAATTATGCCTCTCACGGGCTTCTTGCTGGCCCTGATCTTTAACGTGCTTCCAATTCAAGCTGTTGTGGTGATGATCATGGGATGCTGTCCAGGAGGCACAGCCTCCAATGTCATTGCCTATTGGGTAGATGGAGACATGGACCTAAG CATCAGCATGACAACTTGTTCCACACTGTTTGCAATGGGGATGATGCCGCTTTGCCTCTTCATTTACACCAAGATGTGGACTGATTCTGATGCAATTGTACTGCCCTACAACAGCATTG GACTTTCACTGGTAGCTCTTGTAGTTCCTGTTTCATTTGGAATGTATGTTAACCACAGATGGCCCAGTAAAGCAAAAGTCATCCTTAAG ATTGGTTCCATTGTGGGAGCAATCCTCATTGTGGTCATTGCAGTGGTTGGGGGAATACTCTACAGAGGCTCGTGGAATATATCCCCCAAGTTATGGCTCATTGGCACCATATTTCCAGCAGCTGGCTATTCTCTGGGATTCCTTCTGGCCCGTGTAGCTGGTCTGTCCTGGCACAG ATGTCGTACAGTGTCTCTGGAAACAGGCATGCAAAACTCTCAGCTGTGTTCAACTATAGTACAGCTCTCATTCACCCCTGAACAACTTGAACTGATGTTTACTTTCCCACTTGTCTACAGTATTTTCCAGCTGTTGTTTGCACTTCTTATTTTAGGAG CCTACCGTGTTTACAGACGGCAAGGAGGCAAGACAAAGACGGATACtgagaaaacagagggaaaagaggatTCAAAATCAACGTCATCACATGCTAAAATAAATGGAGGATTCATATCAAATGAGACCAAATAG